Proteins from one Mercurialis annua linkage group LG7, ddMerAnnu1.2, whole genome shotgun sequence genomic window:
- the LOC126657197 gene encoding uncharacterized protein LOC126657197, translating to MAVMLRFVNKKGEIIEIFEHVSDTSSRSLKAVLDMLFARHNLSLYRLRGQAYDGASNMRGEFNGLKALIQRKNPFAFYVHCFAHQMQLVVVAIAKHIAVVAEFFTNISMIVNIAGKGLNQPTNLARPGDTRWGSHHVTLVCLLSMWGSALYMLERVYEDAIEREPRGKASALIKLMEDFHFVFILHLMLKLLDITNILPHALQQKDQNIVNAMNLIEVLKIKLQDLRDNEWDALLHEVSMFCNKHSIVVPDREDQFLIPGRSRRVRHLVTCYHHHHNEVFLPVIDLFTVEMNDRFSEYSTELLRYISCLDPRDYFSRFDQHSLICLAKLYSDDLSATDLYFLREELEIYICEVRNSSDFTSCEDLAILAIKMVQTGRHSTFPLIYRLIELALILPVATTSVERAFSAIKHVKSDVRNNMADEWLNDLTTCFVERDIFDSIDNEDILQHFQNKANRRIQLSPLALSNS from the exons ATGGCAGTGATGTTAAGGTTTGTGAATAAGAAGGGTGAGATAATCGAAATATTTGAGCATGTTAGTGACACTTCTTCAAGATCTTTAAAAGCAGTTTTGGACATGTTATTTGCTCGCCATAATTTATCTCTTTATAGATTGCGAGGACAAGCATATGATGGAGCATCCAACATGAGGGGAGAGTTTAATGGGTTGAAAGCACTTATTCAACGGAAAAATCCTTTTGCTTTCTATGTCCATTGTTTTGCCCATCAAATGCAGTTGGTGGTTGTTGCTATTGCAAAACATATTGCAGTTGTTGCTGAATTTTTTACTAACATCAGTATGATTGTTAATATTGCTG GAAAAGGGCTTAATCAACCGACTAATCTTGCAAGACCTGGTGATACTCGTTGGGGTTCACATCATGTTACTTTAGTCTGTTTGTTGTCTATGTGGGGTTCAGCCTTATATATGCTTGAAAGAGTTTATGAAGATGCAATTGAAAGAGAGCCGAGGGGAAAAGCAAGTGCCTTGATTAAACTGATGGAGGATTTTCACTTTGTATTTATTCTACATCTGATGCTTAAGTTATTGGATATAACAAATATATTGCCACATGCCTTGCAACAGAAAGATCAGAATATTGTGAATGCAATGAACTTGattgaagttttaaaaataaagctaCAAGACTTGAGAGACAATGAATGGGATGCTTTGCTACATGAAGTCAGCATGTTTTGTAACAAGCATAGCATTGTGGTGCCTGATAGGGAAGATCAATTTCTAATTCCAGGACGGTCTCGCCGTGTGAGGCACTTGGTAACTtgttatcatcatcatcataatgAGGTTTTTCTTCCTGTGATTGATTTGTTTACTGTTGAGATGAATGATAGGTTTTCTGAATATAGCACTGAATTATTAAGGTACATCTCTTGCCTTGATCCGAGAGACTATTTTTCTAGATTCGATCAACATAGTTTGATTTGCCTTGCTAAACTCTATTCTGATGATTTATCTGCTACTGACTTGTACTTCTTGAGAGAGGAGCTAGAGATATACATTTGTGAAGTAAGAAATAGTTCTGATTTTACTAGTTGTGAAGATCTTGCTATCCTTGCAATTAAGATGGTTCAAACTGGTAGACATTCTACGTTTCCATTGATTTATCGTTTGATTGAGTTGGCTTTAATTTTACCGGTGGCTACAACATCTGTTGAGAGAGCTTTTTCTGCAATAAAGCACGTTAAGTCAGATGTACGGAACAACATGGCAGATGAGTGGTTGAATGATTTGACGACATGCTTCGTTGAGAGAGATATATTTGATTCTATCGACAATGAAGATATTTTACAACATTTTCAAAACAAAGCAAACCGGCGAATTCAACTTTCACCTCTTGCTCTTTCCAATTCTTAG
- the LOC126656586 gene encoding U4/U6 small nuclear ribonucleoprotein Prp31 homolog produces the protein MATLADSFLADLDDLSDNDAEIIEEDDGDVGNMEEDIDGELADIEALNYDDLDSVSKLQNTQRYNDIMQKVENALEKGSEESDHGMGLEDDPVYQLIVDCNALSVDIENEIIIIHNFIRDKYRLKFPELESLVHHPIDYARVVKKIGNEIDLTLVDLEGLLPSAIIMVVSVTASTTSGKPLSEEVLQKTIDACDRALALDAAKKKVLDFVESRMGYIAPNISAILGSAVAAKLMGTAGGLSALSKMPACNVQILGAKKKNLAGFSTATSQFRVGYIEQTEVFQSTPPSLRMRACRLLAAKSVLAARVDSSRADALGNTGKKLREEIHKKIEKWQEPPPAKQPKPLPVPDSEPKKKRGGRRLRKLKERYAVTDMRKLANRMQFGVPEESSLGDGLGEGYGMLGQAGSGKLRVAIGQSKLAAKVAKKFKVKQYGSSGATSGLTSSLAFTPVQGIELSNPQGHAHQLGSGIQSTYFSETGTFSKIKRI, from the exons ATG GCAACTCTCGCTGATTCTTTCCTGGCAGACCTTGATGATTTATCTGATAATGACGCTGAAATTATT GAGGAAGACGATGGGGATGTTGGAAATATGGAGGAAGATATTGATGGGGAACTGGCAGATATTGAAGCCCTTAATTATGATGATTTGGATAGTGTCTCAAAATTACAGAATACACAGAGATATAATGATATAATGCAG AAAGTGGAAAATGCTCTTGAGAAGGGTTCTGAAGAATCAGATCATGGAATGGGATTAGAAGATGATCCTGTGTATCAGCTAATTGTGGATTGCAATGCATTGTCGGTGGATATTGAGAATGAAATTATCATTATCCACAATTTTATTCGTGACAAGTACCGTTTGAAATTTCCGGAACTTGAATCGCTCGTGCATCATCCTATTGATTATGCTCGTGTGGTGAAAAAGATTGGCAATGAGATAGATTTGACTCTTGTTGATTTGGAAGGGCTTTTACCATCTGCTATTATTATGGTTGTTTCAGTGACAGCATCAACAACAAGTGGCAAACCACTTTCTGAAGAAGTCCTCCAAAAGACAATTGATGCATGTGACAGAGCCCTTGCTCTTGATGCAGCAAAGAAAAAAGTGCTTGATTTTGTAGAAAGTAGGATGGGGTACATTGCTCCAAATATTTCTGCTATTCTAGGGAGTGCTGTTGCAGCAAAGCTTATGGGGACGGCTGGCGGTCTGTCAGCATTGTCCAAGATGCCTGCTTGTAATGTTCAGATTCTTGGTGCCAAGAAGAAGAATCTCGCAGGCTTTTCCACTGCAACATCTCAATTTCGTGTAGGTTATATTGAGCAAACTGAGGTATTCCAGTCAACTCCACCTTCTCTCAGGATGCGTGCTTGCCGACTCTTGGCTGCAAAATCAGTACTTGCAGCACGGGTAGACTCTAGCAGAGCGGATGCATTGGGTAACACTGGAAAGAAACTTCGGGAAGAAATTCATAAGAAAATAGAGAAGTGGCAAGAGCCTCCTCCCGCAAAGCAACCTAAACCGCTTCCAGTTCCCGATTCTGAGCCTAAGAAAAAAAGGGGTGGACGCCGGTTGAGGAAGCTGAAGGAAAG ATATGCAGTAACAGACATGAGGAAGCTTGCCAACAGGATGCAATTTGGTGTGCCTGAAGAGAGCTCGCTAG GTGATGGACTGGGAGAAGGTTATGGAATGCTTGGTCAAGCGGGAAGTGGGAAGCTGCGAGTAGCCATTGGTCAGAGCAAACTCGCTGCTAAAGTTGCTAAGAA ATTCAAGGTGAAGCAATATGGAAGCAGCGGTGCTACATCTGGTCTGACGTCAAGTCTGGCATTTACACCAGTTCAG GGTATTGAGCTCTCAAATCCACAAGGTCATGCACACCAGCTAGGCAGTGGAATCCAGAGTACATACTTTTCTGAGACCGGAACGTTTTCAAAGATCAAGAGGATATAA
- the LOC126657196 gene encoding uncharacterized protein LOC126657196, whose amino-acid sequence MHLEILIRVFLHLPRQLILHKRSRVEFNPNQLVVDPGLRMCIDDYDVGIRDQVRREYLLRGTRSESFTRKGFSNWKKSSKNFNDHVGGVDSVHNDARRNCEDFQNQRQSISHVLTSQSREMEIAYRTRLTAMLEVVRLLLWQGLAFRGHDETRDSLQRGNFIEIVKWYDRKDEKMRNVIGDNALGNNQMTSPKIQKELVSSCASQVTLAMLTELGDMKFSLLVDEARD is encoded by the exons ATGCACCTAGAAATCTTAATTCGAGTATTCCTTCATCTTCCGAGACAACTAATATTACACAAGAGAAGTCGTGTAGAGTTTAATCCCAATCAACTTGTTGTTGATCCTGGACTTCGAATGTGTATTGATGATTATGATGTGGGAATTAGAGACCAAGTTCGAAGAGAATACTTGTTAAGGG GTACAAGGAGTGAAAGTTTTACAAGGAAAGGATTTAGCAACTGGAAAAAATCATCGAAAAATTTTAATGACCATGTTGGTGGAGTAGACAGTGTTCATAATGACGCAAGACGTAATTGTGAGGATTTTCAGAATCAACGTCAAAGCATTTCGCATGTTTTGACTTCTCAAAGTCGTGAAATGGAAATTGCTTACCGAACTCGTTTGACAGCAATGTTAGAAGTTGTTCGTCTTCTTCTTTGGCAAGGTTTAGCATTTCGTGGTCATGATGAGACTCGTGATTCTTTACAAAGGGGGAATTTTATTGAGATAGTGAAATGGTATGATAGGAAGGATGAAAAGATGAGAAATGTCATTGGTGATAATGCTCTTGGGAATAACCAAATGACATCTcccaaaattcaaaaagaattgGTTAGTTCTTGTGCCTCACAAGTAACATTAGCTATGCTCACCGAACTTGGAGATATGAAATTCTCCTTACTAGTGGATGAGGCTCGTGATTGA